A region from the Dermacentor andersoni chromosome 11, qqDerAnde1_hic_scaffold, whole genome shotgun sequence genome encodes:
- the LOC126520528 gene encoding acetylcholinesterase-1-like, giving the protein MGSELSTGSVIALSIPVEVVRIAVLSSGSSPLTSGWPNGRVSLLALGWWFPSQKKVVAALLSGCLITALAVFVLLPVVSRSGTKAPRGCLIARTPNGYAKGSLLQFKINGTSYNSVAFYGIPFGASTTGDGRFAEPRCAQPWHDLFNATYKRPPCAQSDTHYGRTYVIDASNTTEDCLHINVWVPGKCVTDLLGGENHRAVVFWLFGGSFVGGGNSFDFYDGRFVAGLGDVLVVTPNYRVTSFGFLNSGTGREVAGNMGLYDQLLALRWLRENVHWFGGDRDRILIAGQSAGAIASSMLMASPIMSQYGPYRRAFLMSGSAYVPLPRNEGPDARWSFSRLASNAGCQSARVADAVHCLRNRSAPDILKATKNISLFFMPSFEAPLFPGKMDSLERRFVAARARDTLISNVAMEGEAFFQMLMPDIAGTQKKITAQVLKQTFPYLFGDASDSVMELLIPFLKTVYDLEAPNHRGWIQVIGDTMFRCPVASFGKSLATLGKNVYYLQYTPRPSFSPFSGENATHGDDVPMLFGLPYTYPHLATDEDRAMSYRMITMVSSFAKDGSLPSLEDGSPWPLFSKASNYSFVDLAHSGFTLGGTTPECPLLEIMRMILNPDKSDRRAIDSAWTPEVVSLALDMLAAIPARALEIAATTHARAYKGQ; this is encoded by the exons ATGGGTTCTGAATTGTCTACCGGGTCGGTCATCGCGCTGTCCATACCAGTTGAGGTGGTTAGAATCGCTGTGTTGTCTTCTGGAAGCAGTCCCCTGACCAGCGGCTGGCCCAATGGACGGGTCTCTCTATTGGCACTGGGCTGGTGGTTCCCCTCCCAGAAGAA GGTAGTAGCTGCCTTGCTGAGCGGCTGCCTCATCACTGCCTTGGCGGTCTTTGTGCTCCTACCAGTCGTTTCAAGATCTGGCACTAAAGCACCAAGAGGCTGCCTCATCGCGAGGACGCCGAACGGTTACGCCAAGGGAAGCCTACTTCAGTTCAAGATCAACGGCACATCGTACAACTCCGTCGCCTTCTACGGCATCCCGTTCGGCGCCTCGACGACCGGAGACGGGCGGTTCGCTGAGCCCCGATGCGCCCAGCCCTGGCACGACCTGTTCAACGCCACGTACAAACGACCCCCCTGCGCCCAGTCGGACACGCATTATGGTCGCACTTACGTCATCGACGCCTCGAACACCACCGAAGACTGCCTGCACATCAACGTCTGGGTGCCCGGCAAATGCGTGACCGACCTGTTGGGCGGCGAAAACCACCGCGCCGTCGTCTTCTGGCTCTTCGGTGGCTCCTTCGTGGGCGGAGGCAACAGCTTCGACTTCTACGACGGCCGCTTCGTGGCAGGCTTGGGAGACGTGCTCGTCGTCACGCCTAACTACCGGGTGACGTCCTTCGGCTTCCTCAACTCGGGAACGGGCCGTGAAGTTGCGGGCAACATGGGGCTGTACGACCAGCTTCTGGCGCTCCGCTGGCTTCGGGAAAACGTCCACTGGTTCGGCGGCGACCGCGACCGCATACTAATCGCCGGACAGAGCGCCGGCGCCATCGCGTCCTCCATGTTGATGGCGAGCCCGATAATGTCGCAGTACGGCCCGTACCGCAGGGCGTTTCTCATGAGCGGCTCGGCGTACGTTCCGCTGCCCCGGAACGAGGGACCCGACGCGCGATGGAGCTTCTCGCGCCTGGCCTCCAACGCCGGCTGCCAGTCGGCGCGCGTCGCCGACGCTGTGCACTGCCTCCGAAACCGGAGCGCGCCGGATATCTTGAAGGCCACCAAGAATATTTCTCTGTTTTTCATGCCATCCTTCGAGGCGCCCCTATTTCCTGGCAAGATGGACTCTCTCGAGCGGCGGTTCGTAGCGGCCCGAGCGCGGGACACACTGATCTCCAACGTGGCGATGGAAGGGGAGGCCTTCTTTCAAATGCTCATGCCAGACATAGCAGGTACGCAAAAAAAGATCACGGCGCAAGTGCTGAAACAAACTTTTCCTTATTTGTTCGGCGACGCGTCGGACTCTGTGATGGAGTTGCTCATTCCTTTCTTGAAGACCGTGTACGACCTTGAAGCCCCCAACCACCGCGGTTGGATACAGGTTATCGGTGACACCATGTTCCGTTGTCCCGTTGCTTCCTTCGGGAAAAGTTTGGCCACCCTGGGAAAGAATGTGTACTACTTGCAGTACACGCCCAGACCTTCTTTTTCCCCGTTTTCCGGAGAAAATGCGACGCACGGAGACGATGTGCCAATGCTGTTTGGGCTCCCGTACACCTACCCGCACTTGGCTACTGACGAAGACAGGGCGATGTCCTACCGCATGATCACGATGGTGTCCAGCTTCGCAAAAGACGG GTCTCTCCCAAGCCTGGAGGACGGGAGTCCCTGGCCGCTCTTCTCGAAGGCTTCCAACTACTCGTTCGTCGACCTCGCACACTCCGGGTTCACGCTTGGCGGCACCACTCCCGAGTGTCCCTTGCTAGAGATCATGAGGATGATCTTGAACCCGGACAAGTCGGACCGGCGAGCTATCGACAGTGCTTGGACGCCCGAAGTCGTCAGCTTGGCACTGGACATGCTTGCCGCGATACCGGCGCGAGCTCTTGAGATCGCCGCCACCACTCATGCCCGTGCTTACAAAGGCCAATGA